A window of Dorea formicigenerans contains these coding sequences:
- a CDS encoding tyrosine-type recombinase/integrase, producing the protein MAKGSVRKKGKKWYYRFYVEDASGNLVQKEYAGTESKNETEKLLRQAMDDYESKKFIAKSENITVGELLDIWAEEELKTGTLSNGTVQNYLGAITNIKKHPISERKLKNVTSEHLQAFFDLLSFGGTYPDGSERKGYSKDYIRSFSAVLQQSFRFAVSPKQYITFNPMQYIKLKYQTDEVDLFSDDDMDGDIQPIPREDYERLIEFLQDYNPPAILPIQIAYYAGLRIGEACGLAWQDVNLEEQCLTIRRSIRYDGSRHKNIIGPTKRKKVRIVDFGDTLAEILRNARKEQLKNRMQYGELYHKNYYREVKDKNRVYYEFYHLDGTENVPEDYKEISFVCLRPDGSLELPSTLGIVCRKIAQKLDGFEGFHFHQLRHTYTSNLLANGAAPKDVQELLGHSDVSTTMNVYAHSTRKAKRESAKLLDKVAGND; encoded by the coding sequence ATGGCAAAAGGATCTGTAAGAAAAAAAGGAAAGAAATGGTACTACCGCTTCTATGTAGAAGATGCAAGCGGCAATCTTGTTCAAAAAGAATACGCTGGAACAGAAAGTAAAAATGAAACGGAAAAACTGCTCCGTCAGGCAATGGACGATTACGAAAGCAAGAAATTCATTGCAAAGTCGGAAAATATTACAGTTGGAGAACTACTTGATATATGGGCAGAGGAAGAATTAAAAACCGGTACGCTCAGTAATGGGACAGTCCAGAATTACCTCGGTGCTATTACCAATATCAAGAAGCATCCAATTTCAGAAAGAAAGCTGAAAAATGTAACATCTGAGCATTTACAAGCCTTCTTCGATCTGCTTTCCTTTGGTGGCACTTATCCCGATGGTTCAGAAAGAAAAGGCTACAGCAAAGATTACATTCGTTCTTTCTCGGCAGTATTACAGCAGTCATTTCGATTTGCAGTATCACCAAAGCAATATATCACCTTCAATCCTATGCAGTATATTAAGCTGAAATACCAGACGGATGAGGTTGACTTGTTTTCCGATGATGACATGGATGGCGATATACAGCCAATTCCACGAGAGGATTATGAAAGACTGATTGAATTTCTACAGGATTACAATCCACCGGCAATTCTTCCAATCCAGATAGCTTATTATGCAGGACTTCGTATCGGTGAAGCCTGTGGTCTGGCATGGCAGGATGTAAATCTTGAAGAACAGTGCCTTACAATCAGACGCAGTATCCGATATGATGGTTCAAGGCACAAGAATATCATCGGACCAACCAAACGAAAAAAGGTAAGGATTGTTGATTTTGGAGATACACTGGCAGAGATTCTTCGCAATGCCCGAAAGGAACAACTTAAAAACCGAATGCAGTACGGAGAACTTTACCACAAAAACTACTACAGAGAAGTAAAAGACAAAAACAGAGTTTACTATGAGTTCTATCATCTGGACGGAACAGAGAATGTTCCAGAAGATTATAAGGAAATATCCTTTGTCTGCTTAAGACCGGATGGAAGTCTGGAACTGCCAAGTACGTTAGGAATTGTTTGCAGGAAGATTGCTCAGAAACTGGATGGATTTGAAGGATTTCATTTTCACCAGTTGCGACACACCTACACAAGCAACCTTCTGGCAAACGGAGCAGCACCAAAGGATGTGCAGGAACTGTTAGGGCACTCAGATGTCAGTACCACAATGAATGTCTACGCCCACTCCACGAGAAAAGCCAAACGGGAATCCGCAAAGTTACTTGATAAAGTGGCAGGCAACGACTAA
- a CDS encoding helix-turn-helix domain-containing protein: MKDKELRKLIGSRAKQRRLELNLTQPYVAEKMGVTASTILRYENGSIDNTKKMVLEGLSEALHVSIEWLRGETDEYETDITDKKELQIRDAMGDILKQLPLDLSKKEDAFSKDLLLLMLKQYNLFLESFQFACKNYKGNTNEADIAKVMGFESNDEYNEIMFLREITHTVNAFNDMADIVRLYSKKPEMAEQRLENLLSEVLYEDSDSV, translated from the coding sequence ATGAAAGATAAAGAACTACGCAAGCTGATAGGCAGCAGAGCAAAACAGCGTCGTCTGGAATTAAATCTGACACAGCCTTATGTTGCAGAGAAGATGGGAGTTACCGCTTCCACAATCCTGCGTTATGAGAATGGTTCGATTGACAATACCAAAAAGATGGTGCTGGAAGGTCTTTCGGAAGCACTTCATGTATCTATTGAATGGCTCAGAGGTGAAACCGATGAATACGAAACCGATATTACGGATAAGAAAGAATTACAGATTCGTGATGCAATGGGCGATATTCTCAAACAGCTACCTCTCGACCTTAGTAAAAAGGAAGATGCTTTTTCCAAAGATTTACTGCTGTTGATGTTAAAGCAATATAACCTGTTTCTGGAATCATTCCAGTTTGCCTGCAAGAATTACAAGGGTAACACGAATGAAGCGGATATTGCAAAGGTAATGGGGTTTGAATCGAATGATGAATATAACGAGATTATGTTTCTCCGGGAGATCACCCATACTGTTAATGCCTTTAATGACATGGCAGATATTGTAAGGCTCTATTCCAAGAAACCGGAAATGGCAGAACAAAGGCTTGAAAATCTTTTATCAGAAGTTTTGTATGAGGATTCCGATTCGGTATAG